Below is a window of Deinococcus fonticola DNA.
ACAGAAACCAGACCGCCTCAGACGTGAAGCCCGTGGACGTGGGTGTCTGGGGTCAGGGTGAAACGGTGCGGTAAGAGCGCACCAGGCCCGGCGGAGACGCGGGGCGCTGGTAAACCCCATCCGGTGCAAGACCCGACCGTACGCGAGGGCGGCCCGCCCGTCGACCGTCAGGATGGTCGCTGGAAGTGCGCGGCGACGCGTACTCAAGAGAGATGACCAGGCCGCCGCGCGAGTGGCGGACAGAACCCGGCTTACAAGTCCCCCGCACCAGCATGAAAACGGCCCCCGGCAGCATGTCCGGGGCCTTTTCATTTCAGGCTGCTCTAGCGGCCCTTGCCGGCGTCCAGCCCGGCCAGGATCAGGCCCACGATCATCAACACGCCGCCCAGGGGAGTAATGGCCCCCAGCCAGCGCACCCCCGTCAGGGCCAGCACATAAAGCGAGCCGCTGAAAACCAGTGCGCCCAGCAGCAGAAAAATGGGGGCGCGGGTCTGTGCGGCCTGGGTGCCCAGCACCATCAGGGCCAGGGCGGCGTACATCTGGTAACGCACGCCCGTTTCGAAGTTGGCCAGCATGGCGGGATCGAGCCGACTTTTGAGGCCGTGTGCCCCGAAGGCCCCCAGCGCCACGGCGGCGGAGGCCAGCCAGGCTCCCATCTGAAACACGTTCCATTTCATGCCCGGCAGCTTACCCAGCCGCGCGGGGATGGCGTGTCCCGTGCCCGCATGCCGCCTTCCCGAACCGTCCGGCCCAGGCCGCAGAGTCAGGCGGCAAAGTCCGCTTCAGGTGAAGAAAACAGGTGAAGAAAAGTGGCCCGCGTCTTACCTCGGGGGCATTCGCATGTGACATGCTCGTTTAACATTCGGGTGTTACGGTGCCGACCTGAACGTTGCCGGACACTTTCCGGCCCCCGCACCCCGCCACACCCTGCAAGGAGACTTTTCATGTTCGGACTCGGCCCCATAGAACTTATCCTGATTATTGTCGTGATCGCCCTGATTTTTGGAGTGAAGAAACTCCCGGAGCTGGGCAAGGGG
It encodes the following:
- a CDS encoding DUF423 domain-containing protein; this encodes MKWNVFQMGAWLASAAVALGAFGAHGLKSRLDPAMLANFETGVRYQMYAALALMVLGTQAAQTRAPIFLLLGALVFSGSLYVLALTGVRWLGAITPLGGVLMIVGLILAGLDAGKGR